Part of the bacterium genome is shown below.
CTGACTTTCCTGTAAACTGGTCAAGAAAAGATTTTTCTGTTATTTTAGTTCCAAGTCCTGGTGTCTCTGATTGTTCAAGTATTCTTACTCCTTTAATCTTACCCTCTGTGTCAAATCCAACTTTAATTACAATAGGACCACCATAGCCCGCCTGAACAATATGGTATATCCTGCCAAGAGTTTTTTTCTCTCCATCATAAACAGAGATATATTCTTTTTCTTCTACAAATTCCACACCTTCAGGAAATATCTCTCTGTATAGTTTTTGTTCTTCCATTTTTTTCTGTTCGTCAATTTTGGGCTTGGTTATCTTATATACCTGTGCAAGCAGATAACCCGACAGTGTAGTTATTATTAAAGTTACAACCAGTCCTGTTATAACATCTTTCTTTTTCATCGTATAATTCCTATCCTTCCCTCTCCCTTGAGGGGAGAGGGTGCAGAGTGAGGGTGAGACATTTTCTTAAGTTATCACCCTTCTTTCACTTTTCCCCTTAATAGTAAGAGAACTACATTTTATTTTTTCACTGCTCCAAATTTTTTAGGCAGTGTGTATTTATCTATCAGGGGGACAAACATATTCATAAATATTATGGAGTATGCAACCCCTTCAGGATAACTTCCTTTAAGCCGTATCAATGAGGTAATTATACCACAACCAATTCCAAAGATGATCTTCCCTTTTGGTGTTATGGGAGAGGTTACATAATCAGTAGCCATAAAGAATGCACCGAGTATTAGCCCTCCTGCAAGTATATGGAAAACCGGATTCTGTCCTGAAATTCCTGTAATAACTGCCACAGTAAGTATATAAGAAACAGGTATATGCCAGGTTATAATTCTTCTTGAAAGAAGAAAGATTGCTCCTATAAGAAGCAAAAGTATACTTGTTTCACCGAGGCATCCAGCCCTGTTACCTATAAACATATCCCAGAGTGAAGGTAGTTGTCCTCCTATCCCTTCTTTTAAAATCCCTAATGGTGTCGCAGTAGTTATTGCATCAACCCTGTATGATAAAGGTACTACAAACTGTGTCATCTCCAAAGGAAAAGATACAGTAAGGATTGCCCTTGCAGCCAGTGCAGGATTGAATATATTAAATCCAATTCCTCCGAAGAGTTCTTTTACAAGAAATATCGCGAGAAAACCACCTATTCCTGCCATCCATAGAGGAATAGAGGGTGGCAGAACAAAAGCAAGTAAAATTCCTGTAACGACAGAACTTCCATCAAATGTTTTAATCTTTCTATAGAAAACAAGATAACTAAAAACTTCTCCAATATAACAGGAGATAATACAGGTAAGTATTACCATAAGTGCAGAAGGACCAAAAAAATAAATACTCCCTAGAGCCGCAGGCAATAGAGATATAACTACACTCCACATAATCTTTTTTGTTGTTTCGCTACTATGTATATGTGGTGAACTTTTCAATTCTGTCATTTTGTTCCTGCCTTTCTTATCTCTGCTTTTGCCCATTTAAAAAGGTCCACCATCGGCCTTTTTGCAGGACATATATAACTACAGCAACCACATTCAATACAGTCAACAACATTGAAATCCACACACCTTTCCCATCTCTGATTTTCTGCATATTTACCCAGTTCTGCAGGCACAAGTCGCATTGGACACACCTCAACACACTTACCACATCTTATACAGGGTTGAATCTCTTCAGGAAGTAACTCTTCAGAGAGAATGAGTATACCGGAAGTTCCTTTTATTACAGGAATATCGGCTGTATATATCTGTATACCCATCATAGGACCCCCGAGAATTACCTTTAACCCATCTTTTACTTCAACACCACAGTACTCAAGAATTTTTGATACAGGTGTACCAATTCTTACTCTTAAATTTTCAGGGTTTTTTATCCGTCCTGTCACTGTTAAAACTCTCTCAATAAGTGGTTTGCTTTCACAAACCGCATCTCTTATTGCAGCTGCTGTCTGGACATTAAAAACCACACAGCCAACATCTATGGGAAGTCCGCCAGAAGGAACTTCTTTATTCAATATGGACTTTATAAGATGTTTTTCACTTCCCTGTGGATATTTTTCTGGCAAGACCTTTATTTCAATAGATATATCTGTACTGAATTTATTTAAGGTATTTTTTAATAATTTTATAAGGTCTTTCTTATTACTCTCTATTCCTACATATCCCCTATCTACTCCGAGTGTTTTGCATATAATAAGTAGCCCTTCTATTACCCTCTCTGCCTCTTCTTTCATTACCCGGTAGTCAGCCGTTAGAAATGGTTCACATTCACAACCATTGAGAATTACACAATCTGCTTTTTTACCCGGAGGTATAGTAAGTTTTACAGAAGAAGGGAAAGCAGCACCTCCCATCCCTACAATACCTGAATTTCTTACTATAGATATTATTTCTTCTACCTTAAGTTCCTGCCAGTTTCTATTTGTTAACTCAACGGGTATATCTTTACCATCGTTTTCTATTACTATGGCAGGACTTATTCTGCCACCCGGTAATGGACAATTTTCTATCCCTGTTACAACCCCAGAGATACTTGAATGAACAGCACTACTGATAAAACCAGCATTCTCACCTATAAGTTGCCCTTTAAGAACTACATCACCTTTTTTTACTACTGGTTTTGAAGGTATACCTGTATGCTGAGAAAGCGGTATAACAGCCCTTTCGGGTGCGGGAAAATCCTTTATTGTTCTCTCTTTACTTATCTCTTTAAAATCAATAAGTTTGATGCCGCCTTTAAACATTTTTTATGCCCCAAATTTGTCAAGTTTCAGTGCATATGCAAGTAATAGATACATAATCTCTTTTGAATAAATCCTGCCCAATATCCCTTTTGCACATTCTCGTTCTGTAAATCTCTGTGCCTCATCTGGTATAGCATATGGTGAGTTTATCATAACTGGTAATGGATGCCATGAGTGAGATTTCAGTAATGCAGGTGTTGAGTGGTCACCTGTTATTGCTATAGCCCCAAACTTCATATCTTTTATCTTACTGAGATGCTGGTCCACTTCTTCAATAATTTTTACCTTATTTTCAAAGTTCCCATCTTCTCCGTAACTATCTGTCTTCTTTATATGAACGAAAAAGAAATCATACTTGTTGTAGATTTCCTGCAGAGCATTTATTTCACTTTCAATTGTCTCACAACCGGTTATTATATCCATTCCCACGACTTTTGATACACCCTTATACATCGGATATGTTGCAATACAAACAGCATTTAATTTATATTTTTCACTGAACCCTTTTATATTGGGAAGTTGTGATATTCCTCTGAACAACAATCCTTTGGCTTTTGTATCTACATTCTTTAAAACTTCCATCACCTGTTTTTCAAGTTCCCTTAAAACTTCTGCTGTTTTCTCTGATGCTCTGTCAAGCGCCTTTATAGGTCTCAATGGTTGTCCTTCTTTTTGGGGGTCATTTTCTGAAACTGAAGGAGAAAGTCCACTTCCTTTAAGCACAATTGCACATCTATGCTCTTTCACTGTACATATAGAAACTTTTACACCTTTTATTTCTTTTATTTTCTCTGATATAAGAGCAACCATCTTTTGATTTTCTTCAGTTGAAATTCTACCAGACCTCCTGTCAAGCACTATCCTTTCAGGGCTTACTGTAGCAAAATTCCCTCTGATGGCTATATCCTCTTTTTCTACTGGTGCACCTATTCCTAAACATTCAAGTACACCTCTACCTATCTGTACTTCTATAGGGTCATATCCAAAGAGTGCAATATGTCCTGGACCACTGCCAGGTGTAATTCCATTAAGAACAGGTATAGTAAGTCCACAGGAACTCTTTGATGCCATTCCATCCAGGAAAGGAGTATGTGCTGTTTCAAGCTCTGTTTTACCTGTTTCAGGATGTGGTAGTCCACCAATCCCATCCATAACTAAAAGTAATATTTTACTTTCTGTTTTTTTAATTATTCCAGGAAGAATTTTTTCATAATCCATAGTACACTCTCCCTTTGAAAAAAATTCCTGTTTAGTTTATAATTTATTATTCATAAAGTCAATAAATTTTTAGAAACTTTCTCTTTACAGAAGAATGGCAGGATAAGAGCGAAACTTTTATACTTTTAATTTAATGCTATATATTATTGCAACACCCATAGGAAATTTAGAAGATATTACATTCAGGGCAGTAAATGTCCTGAAAAATGTAGATATTATCCTCTGTGAGGATACGAGAGAAGCAATAAAAATTCTAAATCGTTTTGATATAAAGAAACCCCTTTTAAGTTATTATAAAGACAATGAAAGATACCGGTTGAAAAAAGCCGTTGAGTTTCTTAAAGAAGGTAGAGATGTAGCTCTTATCTGTGACAGAGGAACTCCCGGTGTTTCAGACCCAGCATATTTATTGGTAAGAGAAGCTCACAGGAATAATATTCCGGTAAGTCCTGTACCAGGACCATCAGCTCTTACCGCTGCTATGTCTGTATGTGGATTACCAACAGACAGGATTGTTTTTTATGGTTTTTTACCGAAGAAGAAAGGAAAAAAAAGAAAGGTAATAGAAGAATTAAATGAAAGAGAAGAAACAGTTATTTTTTATGAGTCAGTACACCGTATTAAAGAAACATTGGAATTTATTAAAGAGATATTCCCCTCTGATAGAGAAATGACTCTATGCAGAGAACTTACAAAAAAATTTGAGGAAATAAGAATAGGGACTATTTCAGAAATATGGGAGTATTATAAAGAAAAAGAAGTAAAAGGTGAATTTGTAATAATAATAAGGGGGAACAAATAAAATGGTTATGAAATTTTTTAGAAAAAAGCGGAATATGAAGATTATTCTCTGGGTTATTGCTATATTAATAATTCCTGGTTTTATATGGTGGGGGGTTGGAATAGGAGGAGATAAAGGACAGTACTATGCTGCCAGAGTTAACAGAGAGTATATCACTCTAAGGGACTATTATAAAGAACTTGGTAGAATAGACGAACAATACAGAAAGATATTTGGAGATAAGG
Proteins encoded:
- a CDS encoding RnfABCDGE type electron transport complex subunit D: MTELKSSPHIHSSETTKKIMWSVVISLLPAALGSIYFFGPSALMVILTCIISCYIGEVFSYLVFYRKIKTFDGSSVVTGILLAFVLPPSIPLWMAGIGGFLAIFLVKELFGGIGFNIFNPALAARAILTVSFPLEMTQFVVPLSYRVDAITTATPLGILKEGIGGQLPSLWDMFIGNRAGCLGETSILLLLIGAIFLLSRRIITWHIPVSYILTVAVITGISGQNPVFHILAGGLILGAFFMATDYVTSPITPKGKIIFGIGCGIITSLIRLKGSYPEGVAYSIIFMNMFVPLIDKYTLPKKFGAVKK
- a CDS encoding RnfABCDGE type electron transport complex subunit G — protein: MKKKDVITGLVVTLIITTLSGYLLAQVYKITKPKIDEQKKMEEQKLYREIFPEGVEFVEEKEYISVYDGEKKTLGRIYHIVQAGYGGPIVIKVGFDTEGKIKGVRILEQSETPGLGTKITEKSFLDQFTGKSGNELYLKKYNKEGRIDAITGATISSKAVSDGILKIQEKIRAESGVK
- the rsmI gene encoding 16S rRNA (cytidine(1402)-2'-O)-methyltransferase, whose amino-acid sequence is MLYIIATPIGNLEDITFRAVNVLKNVDIILCEDTREAIKILNRFDIKKPLLSYYKDNERYRLKKAVEFLKEGRDVALICDRGTPGVSDPAYLLVREAHRNNIPVSPVPGPSALTAAMSVCGLPTDRIVFYGFLPKKKGKKRKVIEELNEREETVIFYESVHRIKETLEFIKEIFPSDREMTLCRELTKKFEEIRIGTISEIWEYYKEKEVKGEFVIIIRGNK
- a CDS encoding 2,3-bisphosphoglycerate-independent phosphoglycerate mutase, coding for MDYEKILPGIIKKTESKILLLVMDGIGGLPHPETGKTELETAHTPFLDGMASKSSCGLTIPVLNGITPGSGPGHIALFGYDPIEVQIGRGVLECLGIGAPVEKEDIAIRGNFATVSPERIVLDRRSGRISTEENQKMVALISEKIKEIKGVKVSICTVKEHRCAIVLKGSGLSPSVSENDPQKEGQPLRPIKALDRASEKTAEVLRELEKQVMEVLKNVDTKAKGLLFRGISQLPNIKGFSEKYKLNAVCIATYPMYKGVSKVVGMDIITGCETIESEINALQEIYNKYDFFFVHIKKTDSYGEDGNFENKVKIIEEVDQHLSKIKDMKFGAIAITGDHSTPALLKSHSWHPLPVMINSPYAIPDEAQRFTERECAKGILGRIYSKEIMYLLLAYALKLDKFGA
- the rsxC gene encoding electron transport complex subunit RsxC, with product MFKGGIKLIDFKEISKERTIKDFPAPERAVIPLSQHTGIPSKPVVKKGDVVLKGQLIGENAGFISSAVHSSISGVVTGIENCPLPGGRISPAIVIENDGKDIPVELTNRNWQELKVEEIISIVRNSGIVGMGGAAFPSSVKLTIPPGKKADCVILNGCECEPFLTADYRVMKEEAERVIEGLLIICKTLGVDRGYVGIESNKKDLIKLLKNTLNKFSTDISIEIKVLPEKYPQGSEKHLIKSILNKEVPSGGLPIDVGCVVFNVQTAAAIRDAVCESKPLIERVLTVTGRIKNPENLRVRIGTPVSKILEYCGVEVKDGLKVILGGPMMGIQIYTADIPVIKGTSGILILSEELLPEEIQPCIRCGKCVEVCPMRLVPAELGKYAENQRWERCVDFNVVDCIECGCCSYICPAKRPMVDLFKWAKAEIRKAGTK